Below is a window of Falco rusticolus isolate bFalRus1 chromosome 9, bFalRus1.pri, whole genome shotgun sequence DNA.
CGGCAACCCCTCAGCGTGCGGCTCGGCTGCACCCAGCGGCGCAGAGCACCCTCCGCCCGCAGCGCCCCCTGCTGGCCCACGGCTAAACCCGCCTCTGAGGGAGGGCACCGCCCCTCACGGCCGCCTCCGGGGCCCACGGGCGGAGCCACGCAGGACCGCGGGGCGGGAGGCGGAAGCAGCCCCTCACAGCGCCGGTACTTGGCAGAGGGGCCCGGCTGGCTGGTCCCGGGGCCGAGCCTGGCCGCCACGCCCGCCGCCGGGCCTATCAGGCACATATAGaccgccgcctccgccgcctcCTTCCGTGTCCGGCTCTGGAGCGGACACCCCGGAGCgtggccccgccccccgcacGAAGGACCCCGGCACCGCCTTATGATTGGCTGCGGGCGCGCGGCACTTCCTTTCCTCGCTCGCTGGCAAGGAGGCCGTCGCCGCGATGGTGAGTGCCGGCGCTGGGCAGCGGCAATCCGTTCTCTAtccgccccccgccgccgccatccTGCCCCCGGCCGGCTCCTAGCCGGTCCGTCGGTCAGCCCCTGGCGGGACCTGAGGGCGGGCTTGGCATCCCGTTGCCAGCCGGGGCTCCCGCGGCCGGCCTGCTTGCGGCTGGTCGGGGCCGGTTGGCAGCGAGCGGGGCCGGGTTGCGGGCCGGGGCCTGGCCCCCGCGGGGTGACTGCGGTTGCTCGGTAAGAGCAGGCCTGCGCTTTGGTAGTAGCTTTACCCTGTATTTGTTCCCTTAAAGTGGTAATGGGCGCTGTGGATCATGCCCCTGTactgttttcaaagttttttcctgttggaagGTCTTAAGGAATCGGTAACATATAGGGCTTTTGTAAAGTAAACATCCCCACAAAGGATATGGTAACATATAGGCCATGTAACACTGAAGAAACTGCTGTTGTATGATTGTGCTGCTTGGGCTTGTAATCTGTGTGTTTCAGTAAAAGCTGCTTCAGCTATTCAAATGGTAGGAGTAAGTGTGGATGTTGCTGTGATATTTGGCAGCTGGGAATGAGTCTTATTTTTTGAATATACTCTTCAGAGCTGTTTTCATGTACTCTATATGTACTTCTTTTTAGAGCTGCTGAACCCAGGGCCAGCCCGCTTGTTACGAGTTCCCTGTCAGGACTTGAGAGACTTCTGACTGTTGCTGCACAGTGTGTTATTTATACACTTGTTAAGTCTGGACTGTATGTGTAGCTATTGTTTTGTgttactttgtttcttttcttgcagaacGAAACAGTGACCATCAGAACCAGGAAGTTCATGACAAACAGGCTTCTTCAGCGCAAGCAGATGgtaaaacaatacagaaaattgcttttagTTTGTCTGTTGGTTTTGGGctgcaggtgtttttttttaggCGCTCTAAGGGGCCTGTAAAACCTCCAGAGACCCTGTTGTTATAGGCTTAAACGCGTTGATGTATGCTGAAGTTAAAATTTGATGGTGAAGTACAGAGTTGGGTTGTCATTTgcagttgcaccaggggaggtttagattagatattaggaaaaaattgttCACAGGAAGAGTGGTTAAGCACTGGAACTTAGTGACATGGTTTGGTGGGACTTTATGGTTGGACTCTACCTTAGAGGTTTCTTCCAATCAAAATCATTACCTCAAGTGGGAAACCTAGAATTTTGTATCAAATCAATACTACTTTTTACTGCCAAGGAAGGTTAGCGTATGTGTTAAGCTCATGGTGGGACTGTAGCACCTGGCTGTTGCGCTGGATACTGACTTTTTACTCAACTTGTAAAAATTTCCTTCTTAGGTGATTGATGTTCTTCATCCTGGGAAGGCCACAGTCCCCAAAACAGAAATCAGGGAAAAGCTGGCGAAAATGTACAAGACGACCCCTGATGTTATTTTCGTCTTTGGCTTCAGAACTCACTTTGGTGGTGGCAAGACAACAGGTTTTGGCATGATCTATGATTCCCTGGACTACgcaaagaaaaatgaaccaAAGCACAGGCTTGCTAGGGTAGGTTGTTTTTCAGTAACTTGAGAACAATTAGGATGGATTTGAAGTGTTGTGACTTACATGTCTAAAAGCCAAAGTTTGTGACAGTGCTGTTGTACTCAAGAGTTCTGTAAGAGGtcttaaaatagtattttagcTTCTGCATTTACAAAATAGGCTAAGTTTTTTATTGTATATTACAGGGGAACTGGGAAGGCAAAACATACTACCAGTGATACTTATCAGTAATAGATAATTAACCGCTATTAAAGGTCTTGAAGAAGCATTAAGGGATGGGGCTGATGCATATGCTACTTCAGTGCCTAGATTTTGTGTTCATTAGTTAAATTGTGTCACTATTTAGCtaacatttgaaatttaaacAGTATTGGAAGAGTCCAGAAGTAGTAGAGCTTAATTTCAGAGCTGTTATCAGTGAAACAATGTTAAATGCAACTGTTTCTTAATAGCATGGCTTGTATGAAAAGAAGAAGACTTCCAGGAAGCAGCGAAAGGAGCGTaagaacagaatgaagaaagTCAGGGGCACAGCCAAGGCAAATGTTGGTGCTGGCAAGAAGGTAGGATGAGAATATCTGTGAACTAG
It encodes the following:
- the RPS24 gene encoding 40S ribosomal protein S24 isoform X2, coding for MNETVTIRTRKFMTNRLLQRKQMVIDVLHPGKATVPKTEIREKLAKMYKTTPDVIFVFGFRTHFGGGKTTGFGMIYDSLDYAKKNEPKHRLARHGLYEKKKTSRKQRKERKNRMKKVRGTAKANVGAGKKK
- the RPS24 gene encoding 40S ribosomal protein S24 isoform X1, encoding MNETVTIRTRKFMTNRLLQRKQMVIDVLHPGKATVPKTEIREKLAKMYKTTPDVIFVFGFRTHFGGGKTTGFGMIYDSLDYAKKNEPKHRLARHGLYEKKKTSRKQRKERKNRMKKVRGTAKANVGAGKKKK
- the RPS24 gene encoding 40S ribosomal protein S24 isoform X4; the encoded protein is MNETVTIRTRKFMTNRLLQRKQMVIDVLHPGKATVPKTEIREKLAKMYKTTPDVIFVFGFRTHFGGGKTTGFGMIYDSLDYAKKNEPKHRLARHGLYEKKKTSRKQRKERKNRMKKVRGTAKANVGAGKK